The sequence below is a genomic window from Lolium perenne isolate Kyuss_39 chromosome 7, Kyuss_2.0, whole genome shotgun sequence.
CATGATCTCCATCACTTACCTGCTGCTGTGCCGCCATTCACCTGCCACTACCATACTTTTGCTGCCAATGTGCTAGGTTTATCCTTTCCTCGTCGCCGAACCTGATCTGGACGTCATTGCTGCTCTCATCTCAAGTTGCTTCTTATAGAGCCACATCAACTCGATATTTCTTAGGCCGTCAGAGAGCCCCTCCTTGGATGCAGTGGCTCCTTTTTTGAACTGAAAACCGTAGCTCCTCTTTGAATTCATGAACTGCATGCATGACATTGCTGGCTCGTCATGGATCTGTCTCAATGTCATCCACTGTCGCTGTAATTCATTCCTGGGACACAGAAGGCTACTGCACTTGCTGAATCTTAGCTGCCAGTAAAGAAACTGGGCAAGATCACTGGTGTTCGAAGATGTCTTGGGAAGTGGTAGACTCAGGAAATTTTGGAGTCTGCGTGAGCCGAGCGCCTAAGTGtgattttcttaatattttttgTAGTGCGTAGGAGATATGCACACGCAAATGCCGATTGCTCACCTATTTTTCCTTAGTAAGAAGTCACATAAAGTACTAGACATTGGGCAAATTCTTGTAAATTCATAACAAGCCAGCTGTTTTTTCAATTATCCACAAACAACATATATTGGATTAAGGAATTAACTAACTGATGATGATCAAAACCGAATGGTTTTGGACAATCAAAAGCGAATTAGTAGTTGCTAGcgagcagctgctggccacatggCTCAAGAACCAAGAGGCAGGCAGATGGGCCAACTGCTGAACTTGGGTCTTGCACAGAGTGCTGTGCGAGGGAATGTTAATCAATAACTTTCAGTTAGATGTACAAAATCCTGTATATATTATATTCTAACTGGGATGATGTATGCTAAAATTTGAGTATTTGACCATGGCAGGAACACGTGTTATTCCTTTTAGCTCTTGGTTATTATTTTGTAATGTCATACACATTAACTGCAATCAAGAAAATAGGGGCCGATTTCTAGTTGCGTAGCTCTATAATGAAATCGCAAAGCTTCTACTCCCTCTGTCCATAAAAGGATGCTGGAGACTCATCCAACTTCGGATGTATCTATGCACTAAAGTGTCTAGATACACATTTAGACAGACTtgcgacatccttttatggacagaCGTAGTACATCATTTCCTTTGGACTGAGTCAACATCCATGCCTTTTTGTATAACAATACCATTGTTACAAAGTGGTTGACTAATCGTTAAATAGTCACTCATAGTGTCCCCACATTTCTAATCCAAACTATATGCATTCTGCACTAGTCTAGTTGTCTAGGATCATGCTGGTGCACTATAGATGCAAGTGAGTCACCATTAGGGTACCCTCTACCCTCTTTAGTTCAAAAAAATGAACTAACTTTTCCAATGACATCATCATTTTTAAAGGTtagttcatttttttttgaactaAGGAGGGTAGAGGGCAGGGTACCCTCTACCCTCTTTAGTTCAAAAAAATGAACTTACTTTTCCAATGACCATTTTTAAAGGTTAGTTCATTTTTTGAACTAAAGAGGGTAAAGAGTTACCCTAATGGCGACCCATTTGCATCTCTGAGTGCATGCAGCATCAATACAATATCTTCGGTATACATAACTCATGTGCTACACTGATGTACATCAAACCATGAGTTTTGCGGCAAAGATTGTGTCAAATGTATTCAACAACTATAAAAGTAACATTACCTACTATTTCTATTGGACATCCTTAATGAGCATCTTCTAGTTCCAAGAATGTGGACTTTATATGACCCAAGCTAGCGGAAAGTGCTATATGTCCCTTCGTCGTCCTTTAGGAAGTTTAGTTTGATCAGAGCTTGACTTATTCATATATTTATGTGCACCTAGCCATAAATATCACACATTGTGACTTGACTTGTTATTTGCTTTGTTGCAGCCTGCTCTTTTTGTTTCACTGACAGAGGagcatgcaaggataaaagctgaTCGTAATAATTCTGTAAATTCTCAGATCAGTGGTTCCTCTGTTCTCAGCAGTTCAAGAAGCAAATCTAGACTTATTGAGCAAATTTTAGGATATGTTGTGAATTCCACTGAGTTCATGAATAGGTAAATGATTTGATGATGTTTCTTGCAGCCTTTTACCCTATAGTTTGTGTTCCCTCTCTTTAAGCAAATAATTGAGAAATCTATTCTTCTTACTCACTCCGATTTTGGATACAAGGCCACTATCTCAATTTTCAGATACCAAGAAAACAAAGCCAACTAATAAATAGCGTGATTAATGGTGTGGAAAACTACTCGTGTTCCGGAATAATTAAACATGTTGCCTGCGGTGCCTCTTTCTCTATGGCTGCATGCAACATTCACGTTAATGAGCACCATCATACGAGTTAGAAATCTAATCAATTCTTCTCGGGAAGAGATAGTGACCTTATGTAGTTGCAAATTGCATTTTTGTAGTGACCTTGTATTCAAAACCGGAGGCAGTATATGAGAAGTATAGCATTTTTCCGGCTTTATTTGGACATAATTGCATAGAATAAAAACACTTTACATGTCCTTCCATGATGAGCAAGCAGCATTCAGGTGATCAGGGGCAATGGTGCTCAGTTTAATTCAACGGGTTTGACCTGGTGTACCCCATCTGGTAAATTAGTGGACATCTGGCGCTACCATGCAATTTCTATCGTGTGTTGGGGACTTAGAAAGGTCGTATGCATGTGTGGTGTAAGTTAGGCTGTCGGGTCTGCTTGTACTATTTCTAGGAATAGTTCTTTCATGGCTGCAGTTCTGATATCCTTAATGTTTCATTTTAGGTATGCAGTTTACTAAATCATGTTGACATTGCTAATCTTTTTCTTTGCAGATCTCCTTCTTTATTACTTAGTATTCTTGACCTACTTGAGGCATTATGGGAAAATGGTATCCAGTTCATATGCATATTAGATAAGCTCAGAAGTTCTCGAACGTTCTGGGAGAGCTTATCACAGTGTATTTGTGCTACCTTTGATCGTTGTCTTGTTGGCAGTGTTGTTACTGCTGATGAGAAATTTTCTTCAAGGTATTGTTAACAATTTACCTTTTCAATGTGTACACGCTACCAACAGTGCCTTTAGAACATGCAATCCTAACACTGTTGTCTTTTATGTTAGCTACTGTGTCCAGTTTTTGTTAATTTTTTATATGGAAAATAACACTGTTGTCTTTTATTATATGGAGTAATATAATAAGAGAATAAGGGATGTTTTGCACTTGTAGGTATAATTGCCGGGCTAAATTTTTTGAGATCATGTCACATGAGTTGTTCTTGAAAGGAAGATTACTTGTGGAAGCAAAAACTTCTAATCCTGTTCCAGAACATACGAAGGAGCAGAAAGAACCTTTTGCATCTTGTCCAAGCAATGTTGTGCTCAAATGGTTTGATAGTGTTCTTCTGGAAGATTTTGTCAAACATTTGTCAAGCAACGGATACGCGAAGGAGCTTTTTCATCGTGCCAAGGTAACTTGTTCTTGAGTTTTGAAATAAAAATGGACGGATGTCATTTTTCTCTTATCACCAAATTGCTCTGTCTGTGAGATTCCATTGACCTTTGCGCCATGCTTGTTGGTTGGTCACTTTAATTGTATGCATTGTAATTCATGAGCTTAACATGTTTTTTTATATTTCTCCTTAAAAACATGTTCTTTATATTTGTGCATTTGCTTGATATACTTGTGCATGTAAGTTTTTTTACTTCTGATTCATGCTTACATGCATGGTTAGACATTTTAAATGCTTATTGATACCATATTCCCTTTGCCAGGTAGCTTCATGCGTTTGCATCATCCGTCTAATAATGAAGTTGTCCACTGGTGATACTGCCAGTTTGTCTTTCTCGGCAGTGAAGAAGGTCCAGCTAATCTCTAGCAAAGTAAGCCACCCCTGTTCGAGACTCCAATACGGATACTGCAATATGTAGCACTAATAACATCTCTAGCAATGTTTTATTCCTATTTGTCTCATTTTGAACCAGTTACTTTATATCCCCTTGTTATGTTTTATGATAAAAGTCGTTGTATGTAAAAAAGAGGCATGGGGAGGGGTGACTTGattaaacaaaataaaaagatatAATATATTGTATTCAATCAACATGCAGGTTTTTTTCCACAGTATTCAACTGGTAAATTACCATATGCTAGTTCAAAATAAACTGAATAAAGGTAGTGAAATAAAATAGGACAAGATTTTACACCTTCCACAGAGGTTTCATCATGCATCAAGTTTAGCTGCTGAGTTATGCAACCGCATATCTGTGTTGTTCTCGCGCAATTGCTTCTGCCAGCTGCCTGCTGTCATCCCCCCCTGCAGAATACCACCTCCTTACAACGGTAGAGAGATGGAATCagaagagaggaagaagaaagtgTAGACCCACAACTAAGCGTGTCTTTAATGTATCAATGTTTTTTTTTTCAGTTGTTGAGTCACTGCCACATGTTGAGCCATCTTATATGCTACAATGTCAGCCTGAGGGAGTTATTTAAACAGTTATCTATACCTGAATAGGTAGAATACATGGGTTTACACCTCAGGCCGTAAAGTAAATAAATGACAAAACCGTACATCCTTACATGGGTCAATTTGATTTTACTTGTTTTTTATGTACACTGCAGCTGCTGACGCAGCTCTGTCTTGTATTATGTTTTTTGGTGTGCAGTTGTTACAACACCAAGCATTCGTAGCTCTGCTCTCACAATATGCCCTTCATGGCTACAGGTAATATTTTTTTATATCCATTCATATttgttactccctccgttccataattCTTGTTGTGGTTTTAGTTCAACAGGGCAAGAggtatggaacggagggagtatggtTTATGATTatgttttatttgcataaatgtTGCATTTATTGACTGTAGTTTTCTACTGAACAGTAGTCTGATTGTGTATATGTTTGATATTGAGTCTATGATATTGAAAATTCCCCTTTTttgttatattatacttcaattcAAAGAGAAAGCTAGTGCTTGAAGGTTATTTCTGAAACAGTTGTTTTAGAGAAAGTTTTGACATGTGAAGTTCGAAACAGTATAACTGCATTGCAGAACTTTGAATACAAATTTTGTGCTGAATTTCTCGTTTTGGAACTTCATAAGAAATATGGATGGAAAACTGAATGCTAGCTCAGTTGTATGGGCACTATCTATTGCTCCAAGACAGCCGTGTTGGGTTAACCATTTTTTGAGCTGAATTGGATTAACCATTTATCCTTTGTTTGATAAAAAAATTGATGTGTCCCTCTCCTTTTGGGCTTGTTTTTTCTGTAATAAGAGATAAACGGCGGCTTTACTTGATTGAACATATGAGTTAGTAGACCATATGTTTTCTCAAGTACCATAAATACTCAGATACTAGATATCCAACTTCATTGGCCACAACAATGAATAGAACTTTGTTTCTCATACTACCCACAGCACCAAAGTTTAATAAAATAGAATAACCTTGGTGGCCCAGCCCGGTGGTCATCTCTTTAGGGTTGGAATATGGTGCTGCTGGCCTTGCATGTAATAATAGTTAAAGGTTCTTAAATTCAAAttcttacattattttgattgttGTTGGATACAGTTTCTGAAAACCTTATCTTATGTGGAAGCTTTTATAAATTTTGGAACAAAAGATGCTCCCTCTGTTTCATGTTACTTTTCATCCTAAAATTTTGCATTTCCACCAAGGTACCCCATGAAAAGGCTAAGTTGCCTCTGATTCATTTGTTAATTAGCGTAATAACTCTTGTTTTCAGCTGCCCATTGGTGCACCATGAACCTCACACTGCGCTCAGCCTAAGCGTATGCATAAATGTGCTTGGGAGCATTAGTGCTTCTTAGAATGGTTAATCACATTCGTAGTGCACGGGGAAGGTTAATCACATTAGTAGTATGGTACTACATTATTTGTAAAATGGTGCATAATGAAACATGAGTGAAGGATGCCAAGTACTGTGGAACAAATTACTCCTATTAGTCTATTAACCTGTTGAAACATTATCCTTTCTCTTATGTATCGTGTTGACTACATGCTGAATTTGGTTGCACCATCTCATGTATGTTTTTGGCCTTATCTGTTTTTGGCCGTTTGAACGAAATTCTTCAAAATTATTCATGCTAGTTATTTATTATTATCCCCTTAATGTGTGCAGTGGTGAACAAGAACTTACCAGTTTGGTAATCAATGATCTTTACTATCATATACATGGAGAACTCGAAGGTCGTCAGATTACTTCTGGTCCCTTTCAGGAGCTCTTGTGTTTTCTTCTTGAGTTCAAGTGTTTTGAGCGCAATGCTTTGGATCAACCATATAGGGCCTTCCCAGGAGCTACTGACAATATTTTGTTTGATGTTGCACACACTCGGGATGATCTTGGAGTTGAACTTTGGACTCATTCAGATTGGAAACCTGAAAAGGAAGTAGCTGAAAGAATGCTGGATATTATGCATAAAGCAAATAAGATGAAGTGCGATGCTGATGCAAAGCTTTCCACATTGAGGTCCTTTACAACATTTTTATCTGTCTACATTGGAACAGTAAGTTTGTAATTTGAGATCCTTTCATTTGCTTTGAGACCACTATTTGTCCACTGTTTACTCCTGCCATCGGAGATGTAAAGGCGTATTTGTTTGGTTAAGACAAAGACTTTGACCAACAAATTCACAATGATAAGTACTTCTGAATACTATTAACATTAACTTTATGTCATGTGAGTATTACATAATAATAGAGTAATTGTTGGTCAAAGCCTTGTCTTGACCAAACAAAATATTCCGTATTTTTTCTGACAGAGGTAGCACTACTGTTCTTTTGATAATTACAGCCTTAGCGTGGGTTCATAGATCTGTGTTAATGTGTCATTAAGGTCCATCAGTTAAGTGATGGAGTTGTAATGTGGCTGGGCCTTGGCAGTCTTGCTGAGGTAACCTGAAGTTCGTTGGCCTAAAATTGAAAGGCTAATGAGTTCTAGGATCTCGTGTAATTTACTCATTATTGCATTCATCAACTGATCTTACAATCTCTTGCAGAGTTCCAGTAATAAAGTCACCTTATCTGATGGAGGGATTTCCACAACAGCTCTGGAAGCAGCAATTAGATGTGCATGCACATATTTCCAGTCAACTGTTGCTTCGCTATTTCCCGAAGTTGACACCAATGAGGTTTTGTATCCCCTATTGTCTGGGCAAGTGGACTTACTGCTTACTCTTGCCAGGTTCTTTTTTAACCAAGTTAAGCAAACCAAGAACTCTGCTCGTCTCCATCCAGTTATTGTACTTCTTATGAAGACCTCAGGTGCCAGcacatcatttttggttgatctCATGCCATCTAGTCCTGCTCTTAAAAAACCAGTGAAGTCCCTCCTTGTTCTGATTTTGTCTCTATTTGGATTCATATACGACAAGGATGACATACAAGATGTATCAGGTGATGTTAATCTGTTTGGTGAATCATCTGTTATAAGTATGAGTTTGTTACCTGTGCTCTGCAAATTGGCTGAGAATAGGGATTATACTGATCTTGCTGTTGGAACAATGGACCTACTATTGAAGGGCTTTATACCTCCTAATGTATGGTTTCCTATTCTACAAAAGCATTTCCGTCTTCAGGCTATACTGCATAAATGTCAGAATGGTGCAATATTGTCTATTCAAGTAATTTTGAATTTCCTCTTGACCTTGGGGCGGACAAAGGATGGCGCTAAAATGCTTCAGTCTGCAaatatttttgctttcttgaaggTACTTCTGAGTCAGCTGTCTCTCGATGACTCTTGTTTCAGAAATTCTTTGAGCAGCCAAGCGAAGGATGTGAATATCTGGGGTATGGCTCTTGCAATAGTCGCCTCTCTCAACCATTCTATGGATGATGATATTTCTCGCAACTGTGTTGCAAACAGTACTATCAGCTTCCTTTCAGGACAAGTTCCGCTGATGTCGTCTTATCTATCTGCACAAAATGTGGGTACACATCATAGCAAGAAAAGGGCAGTGTTGCAACAGTCACAGACATCACTTTCAGCTCTGGGTTTAACTGAGAATATCCTCTCACTTCTGTGTATCTTAGCAAAATATCATTTTCCACACGACACTAGTATGAAGGAAGTGGATTCAGAATTAAGAGAGATAATTATCCACCTGCTTGCATTTATTAGCAGAGGAAATGCATGGACTGGTGATTCCCCAAACTGGAACCCATCTTTCTGTTGCCCTCCTATTGTTAAAGAAGAAGTGACACTTCATGAAGATCCACCACTCATCAGGAGCAATCATGGATGGTTCAGATTTGCTGCAAGCAGTACTCTGTCAACTGCAGCTGTTTCTGCTCCTTCCAATGCAGCATTATCTATAGTGGTCAGAGACAAGAGTAGTGGAGATTCTGGTTCTGCGAAACAAACTCGCTTTACTGAGATGATAGCTGTGCAGATTTACAGAATAGCTTTTCTTATTATGAAATTCCTGTGCAGTCAAGCCAAGGAGGCAGTAAAAAGGGCAGAAGAACTAGAATTTGTTGATCTTGCACATTTTCCTGAACTTCCCATGCCAGATATTCTTCATGGTCTGCAGGTAACTATTTTTTCAATTTTCTTGAAAAACAGGTACCTATTGATATTGCTTTTGGCCTTAATTATTCAGATTAAAAATGTTGTGCTTATTTATAAGGTATGTTTTGTTAGCAACTTAGCACAGAGTTGTATAAGATACATCTAAACTTGGTATCATGAGTATTGGTAATAACTGTATTCCTCTATGCTAGCTTAGTCGGTTAAGTCTTTCTAAGTAGCTATGTATTTTGTTGCCTCATGCCACCCCTACTCATTGCAAATTCTCTAAATTTTCCTTAGTGCTAAGACTTAGAAAATATGTTTAGAAGCTGCAGGGAATGATCTATGACACATACTTGTTTATACTTTATAAACAAGTAGCAGATGGATGCCATAAAACTTGGTGCAGTATTGACTAAAATCTTCTTTATTTGAGTTGTTGACACTATGATTTTGACGCCTGGAAGATTCAAAACTAATTTGATTATTTACATATTTAATTTTGAAGAAAGAATAGTTAGGTATTGACAAGAGATAAGGTCATTAAAATCGTCGTTGTAGTATTCACTTCCAGTGACATCGAATCAGAAGTGTCATTCAAACCATTGATTAGATTAGTTAAGTAAATTAAGTACTGACCGATAAAGCAAAACTCATGTCACCGTGGAGTACATGACAAGTATAAAAGCAATAATTTTGGCAAAATTGTAACTTCAAATTTGATCCTAAAAGTTTAGTCCTACCAGACATCTCTGGGACTGACACATGATTCTGACAAAATTGACATGCCAGAAGTGAGTGATAGGAAGTATAATGGGCCTTTTATCCAATTTGATAAAAAAAAAGGAAAGCTATTCTTTTGCGTGGGTGTACTTTTTTATCCTAATTCACAGCTGCGGCACTCTTTCCAGGATCAAGTGGTTTCTATTGTTACTGAAGTACTGGAAGCAAATGTATCGAACACTCTCGTCAGTGAGACAGATAGGGTATGCCATCTTCTGTTGGTGATCCTTGAAACATCACTTTATATGGAACTGTGCGTGTCCCAGTCATGTGGCATCAGACCCGTACTTGGTCGGTTTGAAGATTTCTCCAAGGGAATTAAGGCTATGCTTCATGGTATGCTTCTTATATATACTATTTAAAACGAGAATCCTAGCAACAACTATTCTTAATGGTTCACTATTTAATGAACAACATGCTTCACAATTTAATTCTTGTTTTTTCTTGCTCTTCGCAGCTTTGGAGAAACATTCTGGTTTTAAACCATTGGTTAGGTCACTTACTCAAATTACGACACTTCTGTATCCTGGGCTTGCTCAAAGCAACTTCCTCATCTAATCCTTGTAAATTGTAATTTTGGTGGCTAGTAAAATCTTCTTGCTAAGGTTTATAGATGGAATTGCTTACTTGTAATGTACATTTATGTATGTATGTCCACCAAGCACAAGCATCTAACGTGATGGCAGTAAGACATCGGCAACAGGTCGGATTGTGGAAGTCTTCATTGACCTGATTTCCATTGATACTGGGTGTAGAGCTAGACACGTGTAGGAGGAAAAATGCTATACTGAAGTTGCTTTATTGTCAATTAATGTTGCCATATATTTCCCTACAACAGTTTTATTGTCCGTCATTGTGGCCCTGGCTGATTCAAATTGTGAGTTATTTTTTGTGTGGGCGTTTGTGAAGTTTTTTGAGTCACATTTCTTCGATGGGGTATTCTAAGAATCAGCAATAtgttttatgcatggtggcattGCCATTTTATACTGAAATTCCCCAAGTTCGAATGTTTCACCTATGATTAGTTGTGATGATTTGTTGAACTTCGTTTAATTCTAGACAAGGTTCTTTATTGATTAAACTCTGACTTAAATTCAGACTTAAATGAATtcctgaacaagtttaaatcatcgtATGATTTAAGCACCTACTCATTGGAAGCTGAACGTGTAACATATCTGGCCTTTGTACTTCAGGGGCAAACAAGGATGAGCTGAACATGGGGATCCGGCACAACGGAATGAGAGTAATCAAACCACACAATTGCACTGAAAGTATTCCATTTAATAGTTTAGCATGCGGCATGCCTGATCACTAGGGCTACAAATGAGTTGAGTTTGACTGACAATTTGGTTTAAGTCCATCTCAAGCTAAAATTGACAAGATTTTTTTTCATATTGGAACGTAGTTTTTAATTAGTAAGACACACAATGATGTCGAAACACAATATTACTAGATATTGGAAGACATGGTACCTATTTAAATTTTAGAGGGGCAATCCACATACCATTAATGTCTCAAATTGCTCACCTAATTAACCTTATAGATTTTGTTGCacatagaaaaagaaaaatataGGCTAAGATAAAAAAATTACCCCATTTATTTTAAGATATTGCAAAATCATTAGACATAATTATATTATTTTAAGCTAATGTCCTGAAATTGAGCGAGCTAGTGGTCGCTCAAGATCAGCTCGTTTTTAAACTCTGCTCAATTTATTTCGGGTTGATCTCAAATCAAGCTAAAAGAAAAGTTCATCTCGAGCCACTCGCGAGTCTCGAGCTTTTCTTGTAGCGCTATTGATCACTCATGTAGTCCCCAGAATAGCTGGAACCTCAGCAAATCGTTCCCCACCCTAGATCCGTTCTACCAAACATTGCCCTAGTTACTACCAAAGCCAACCTAAACCCTAACAGAAAATGCTTTCCTCAATTGTCATCGAGATTGAAAGCAACCTAAAAGTTCCAAGCAAGGTTAAAATATTCCTTTGGCGCTCCTGCATGGAATAATACTTCTAAAATCCATCTTAGTGAATCGTCATATAGGCTAGAGTGGTCAATGCCCCATCTGCACTAAAGGACCTAAACACGTTGCCCATTTGTTGTTTCAATGTCCAGCAACACAAGAATTGTGGAGATATTTGGGCCTTGCAACGATGATAGAGGAAGCCTCTACTGTTGACCCATATGGCTCTGCAGTCCTAGATCACGTACTACGACACCAAAGCAATGTGATGCCATGCTTCCAGGATATTGGTCTAAAGAAAACTATTTCTGTTGTGTGCTGGTACTTGTGGTGGATCTACCGACGTCGAACTCATGATGAGAATGTACCATCGATGTTCATGTGTATGATGTCAATCGTTGCGATCACAACACGAATTCGGTAGAGGTGGTGAAGAAACTTGATTCTGCAGTGGCTAAATGGAACAAACCAGATCCTCTGTAGGTAATACATGATGCAGATGGTTACTTTTATGCCGAAAATAATGCCAGCTATGTAGGTGCATCTCTGCGAGATCACAAAGGAATTTTTATTGCTGCATCTACCATTGTTCTTCCAAATGTTTCACAATCAGCAGCCACAGAGGTGACTGTTGTGCGAGAGGGTCTCTCCCTTGTTTTCATGTGGGTTGCAACAATATAGTGGCATAGTCTCACTCTATGAAAACTATTAAAAGATGCGTGTGTGTGATTAGATGGTGGAATGAATCATCAGCAACTTTTGCTGATTGTGTGGATTTGGCAACTTTGGTTGGCAGGGTATTTTTCAAACATTGTTTGAGAGAAGCTAATGAAGTAGCCCATGAATTAGCTAGGGTTTCCTTTTCTGATAATAATTCTTGTAATTGGATTCCTAGTTTTATTCTACCTAAACTCCTAAACGATGTAAGTATTATTGGCAATTATTAAATCACACAGCAGGCCCTACCGCTTCcctaaaaaaaagagagaattaAAGGGACTTGCCCGCTGTAAATGGCCTAGAGTGGGTCCACTTCTGCTTGACCTGGCAATCTTACCTAATACTAGCCAGAGGCTCTCATGTTGCGATCCGGTAGCGAACCCCACTTTCTGTCTATCGCCGCGGAAAATGTAGCACAAGCGGCATGGATCCACAGACAGTCGTTGAGTCAGTCGTCATTACGTGACGATGATAGTCCACCGAACAATGCAACACATTTCATCGAGATGCAGGTAACATTAGAATTGCTGGAAGTTGTAAGTGAATGTGCAATTCTGAGATGTTTAAGCATACTCAGTGAGAGTTAATATGATTATATCGCTTCTAGGAATGTACCTTGGAAATGGACCGACACCATCCTTAACATGTTCTAAGGAGGAGCTTTTATTTAACTAAACATGGTACCACACTACAGCaaaagacccccccccccccccccaacacaACAACGGGTAGGTCACGGATCACGACCAAAAAAAGAGCATCATCCACAATCATTTCAATAAGATCATAAAGAAGGGGACTGCAGCTGGCATGAACTTCAATTGGGCGACGATTTCATCTCCACATTGTGAC
It includes:
- the LOC127321682 gene encoding uncharacterized protein isoform X4, encoding MASGGATASTSGGSGGAGTKTVPAALWWDPFVALSDDLDRAAASPSAAISDALAERIKRHHAWLRGSVSMFGKPNDASRTALDATQVAVGEHRLAVKPDLKEAALRLSKSLNLDEVQSYILVKRSSESTPKTHEADAEEFLRLVSLQYYLERQCLLKCIRRIFVHTNDDSDSTDAIKEEALLLLNEEMEQILLSIVEDSLAAAFSVKSASDLTVSWLEESLIEISLILEVLFLAICDNLSRCNGRLWITLCSIFKDMLSGSYDVGKFGVSVEAKKSFHYAKAQLLLILVETLDFENLLRMVHDEVSFSGGYSPYSVADILEMDVEVSKLPESAVESGPLFLAWAVFLCLVLSLPGNNANLEIDHASYAQRAFGLAPFNYLHGFLCSSIFRESDGPVSGFRGVLRTFISAFIASYEISFQTEDCSLGMILNIICEVYGGEEALCMQFWDKDSYVDGPIRSVLHIVEKDYPFHIKDLLRFLSAVSYGTWPAQCVYNYLERMNGVTTWYTIPGNLPDSVNYCDQIEIHHPISIPGMEGITLPHGTHGYILKIQEDGVALVRWEFPHSGVFILLVTLSQDLYSCNYVEACDILDLLYQMVSSNKNLCPALLDADKSLAVQKSKSLGQIEEHIRIDVVKILCSSIFKYAQDGNNGSIMSKTLRVLAEALKCVPYRVFDVAIECGIFSSQPNGPSSDWLLSGALARMLFAASEENGDCSSLASSLLDFAIQVLRKGAAADDTISSFIVFSIQYIMVNHMNWKHKKYSCWKTTLKVFELVKSCIQVKPIFSKLGGMIWQILLYDSSVHSVLWHIVCTSTQLLELSGGSFCNGVEDIEDIQLVLCCGLDIIFFMLSNLPEEFMPVAPFVTMVLSSSSKPFPFVTATISAMSFQNSALQVAAARALSILCFTAYRVQPQLMENCTFIIDGSEIWRLQASISHILDKEENINNCLIVAIFNLLTSFVRYQPALFVSLTEEHARIKADRNNSVNSQISGSSVLSSSRSKSRLIEQILGYVVNSTEFMNRSPSLLLSILDLLEALWENGIQFICILDKLRSSRTFWESLSQCICATFDRCLVGSVVTADEKFSSRYNCRAKFFEIMSHELFLKGRLLVEAKTSNPVPEHTKEQKEPFASCPSNVVLKWFDSVLLEDFVKHLSSNGYAKELFHRAKVASCVCIIRLIMKLSTGDTASLSFSAVKKVQLISSKLLQHQAFVALLSQYALHGYSGEQELTSLVINDLYYHIHGELEGRQITSGPFQELLCFLLEFKCFERNALDQPYRAFPGATDNILFDVAHTRDDLGVELWTHSDWKPEKEVAERMLDIMHKANKMKCDADAKLSTLRSFTTFLSVYIGTSSSNKVTLSDGGISTTALEAAIRCACTYFQSTVASLFPEVDTNEVLYPLLSGQVDLLLTLARFFFNQVKQTKNSARLHPVIVLLMKTSGASTSFLVDLMPSSPALKKPVKSLLVLILSLFGFIYDKDDIQDVSGDVNLFGESSVISMSLLPVLCKLAENRDYTDLAVGTMDLLLKGFIPPNVWFPILQKHFRLQAILHKCQNGAILSIQVILNFLLTLGRTKDGAKMLQSANIFAFLKVLLSQLSLDDSCFRNSLSSQAKDVNIWGMALAIVASLNHSMDDDISRNCVANSTISFLSGQVPLMSSYLSAQNVGTHHSKKRAVLQQSQTSLSALGLTENILSLLCILAKYHFPHDTSMKEVDSELREIIIHLLAFISRGNAWTGDSPNWNPSFCCPPIVKEEVTLHEDPPLIRSNHGWFRFAASSTLSTAAVSAPSNAALSIVVRDKSSGDSGSAKQTRFTEMIAVQIYRIAFLIMKFLCSQAKEAVKRAEELEFVDLAHFPELPMPDILHGLQDQVVSIVTEVLEANVSNTLVSETDRVCHLLLVILETSLYMELCVSQSCGIRPVLGRFEDFSKGIKAMLHALEKHSGFKPLVRSLTQITTLLYPGLAQSNFLI